In a single window of the Mesoplodon densirostris isolate mMesDen1 chromosome 18, mMesDen1 primary haplotype, whole genome shotgun sequence genome:
- the CHRNE gene encoding acetylcholine receptor subunit epsilon, translating to MAGALLGSLLLLQLLGRGEGKNEELRLYHHLFHNYDPGRRPVQKPEDTVTITLKVTLTNLISLNEKEETLTTSVWIGIDWHDYRLNYSKGDFGGIETLRVPSELVWLPEIVLENNIDGQFGVAYEANVLVSEGGYVSWLPPAIYRSICAVEVTYFPFDWQNCSLVFRSQTYNAEEVELVFAVDDDGDTISNIDIDTEAYTENGEWAIDFCPGVIRRHDGGSNDGPGVTEVMYTLIIRRKPLFYVINIIVPCVLISGLVLLAYFLPAQAGGQKCTVSINVLLAQTVFLFLIAQKIPETSLSVPLLGRYLIFVMVVATLIVMNCVIVLNVSCRTPTTHATSPRLRHVLLELLPQLLGSGAPLEVPRAASPPRRASSLGLLLRAEELILKKPRSELMFEGQRHRHGTWTATLCQSLGAAAPEIRCCVDAVNFVAESTRDQEATGEEVSDWVRMGKALDNICFWAALVLFLVGSSLIFLGAYFNQVPDLPYPPCR from the exons ATGGCAGGGGCTCTGCTCGGCTCTCTGCTCCTCTTGCAGCTGCTCG gcagaggtgaaggGAAGAACGAGGAGCTGCGTCTTTACCACCACCTCTTCCACAACTATGACCCAGGACGCCGGCCAGTGCAGAAGCCTGAGGACACTGTCACCATCACCCTCAAAGTCACCCTGACCAACCTCATCTCACTG AATGAGAAAGAGGAGACCCTCACCACCAGCGTCTGGATTGGAATT GACTGGCATGATTACCGACTCAACTACAGCAAGGGCGATTTTGGGGGCATAGAAACCCTGCGGGTCCCTTCAGAACTCGTATGGCTGCCAGAGATTGTGCTGGAAAACAA TATCGACGGCCAGTTCGGTGTGGCCTATGAAGCCAACGTGCTGGTCTCGGAGGGCGGCTACGTGAGCTGGCTGCCCCCAGCCATCTACCGCAGTATCTGCGCCGTGGAGGTCACCTACTTCCCTTTCGACTGGCAGAACTGCTCACTTGTTTTCCG CTCGCAGACGTACAATGCAGAAGAGGTGGAGCTCGTCTTTGCTGTGGACGACGATGGCGACACCATCAGCAACATAGATATCGACACTGAGGCCTATACTG AGAACGGTGAGTGGGCCATCGACTTCTGCCCAGGGGTGATCCGCCGCCACGACGGTGGCTCTAATGATGGTCCAGGGGTCACTGAAGTCATGTACACGCTCATCATTCGCCGGAAGCCGCTCTTCTACGTTATTAACATCATCGTGCCTTGCGTGCTCATCTCGGGCCTAGTGCTGCTCGCCTATTTCCTGCCGGCACAGG CTGGCGGCCAGAAATGCACCGTCTCCATCAACGTCCTGCTCGCCCAGACCGTCTTCTTGTTCCTAATTGCCCAGAAAATCCCGGAGACATCTCTGAGCGTGCCGCTGCTGGGCAG GTACCTCATTTTCGTCATGGTGGTTGCCACGCTCATTGTCATGAATTGCGTCATCGTGCTCAACGTGTCTTGTCGGACGCCCACCACTCACGCCACGTCCCCGCGGCTGCGCCAC gtCTTACTGGAGCTGCTGCCCCAACTCCTTGGCTCGGGCGCACCCCTCGAGGTACCCCGGGCCGCCTCGCCCCCAAGGCGGGCATCGTCCTTGGGCCTACTGCTCCGCGCGGAGGAGCTGATACTGAAAAAGCCGCGGAGCGAGCTAATGTTTGAGGGGCAGAGGCACCGGCACGGGACCTGGACTG CTACCCTCTGCCAGAGCCTGGGCGCCGCCGCCCCCGAGATCCGCTGCTGTGTGGATGCCGTGAACTTCGTGGCCGAGAGCACAAGAGACCAGGAGGCCACCGGCGAG GAGGTGTCCGACTGGGTGCGCATGGGGAAGGCTCTTGACAACATCTGCTTCTGGGCCGCTCTGGTGCTCTTCCTTGTCGGCTCCAGCCTCATCTTCCTCGGGGCCTACTTCAACCAGGTGCCTGACCTGCCCTACCCGCCCTGTAGGTAG
- the C18H17orf107 gene encoding LOW QUALITY PROTEIN: uncharacterized protein C17orf107 homolog (The sequence of the model RefSeq protein was modified relative to this genomic sequence to represent the inferred CDS: inserted 2 bases in 1 codon) — translation MKGTPSSLETLLWVCHFHSSTEVALQPPLLSSLELVAVAHEYLEQRFREPKSLEPXEPEKPPAPKPTLGLVLREAAASVVNFGATLLEISAPCVQQEVRRLYAGDPGGARARVAQAAGQGARQAGSAAGASARLLLQGARLCLCGRGLQGSASFLQQWRRQLGLGTPGEPVSSR, via the exons ATGAAGGGGACCCCCAGCTCCCTGGAAACCCTGCTGTGGGTCTGCCACTTCCACAGCTCCACGGAG GTAGCCCTCCAGCCCCCGCTTCTATCTTCCCTGGAACTTGTGGCCGTAGCCCATGAATATCTGGAGCAGCGGTTCAGAGAGCCGAAGTCCCTGGAGCC CGAGCCAGAGAAGCCGCCCGCCCCGAAGCCCACCCTGGGGCTGGTGCTAAGAGAAGCCGCAGCCAGCGTAGTGAACTTCGGGGCCACCTTGTTAGAG ATCTCAGCCCCATGCGTGCAGCAGGAGGTGCGGCGACTATACGCCGGGGATCCGGGTGGAGCCCGGGCCCGGGTAGCCCAGGCCGCGGGGCAGGGGGCTCGGCAAGCGGGGTCTGCGGCAGGCGCGAGCGCCCGGCTTCTGCTCCAGGGGGCGCGGCTATGCTTGTGTGGACGAGGTCTGCAGGGATCCGCCTCATTCCTGCAACAGTGGCGACGCCAGCTGGGCCTCGGCACCCCCGGGGAACCGGTGAGTTCAAGAtga